The nucleotide window GAGGTGCCAAACCTCCAAATCAATTAGAGGGCAGCCcccatgcagcagcagcggccatTAGTAGCGCCTCTGTCTCGCTTTCAGTCCGGCGTTCAGGTCCAGGCACCAACCATTCCATTCATCCCCCCGCCGCATCGGTAGCACCGCGActgccgccacggccaccaccgacGCGCGGGAGCACGGCTCACCTTCTAATAATACCCATGTCTAAGGGTCGCTTACCaggctcggcggcatcacccgcagccgccgtcggggggaggggaggggccacTTCGGAAAGGAAATCCTCTCCCAAAAtggccagcgtcgtcgcctcaCAGCAGTCCCAGTGGTCCGACCAAGGACGGTGACGCCGATGGAAGCGATTTGAGCATTGAAGCAAAAATTATTGAATAAAATAAGGAGAGCGTCTGCCCGCGAGAGCGGCCCCCGGTGGCTGTCCCATGCGGTGCGAGCGGGAAACAAGGTCAGACAGGGCGTGTCTCAGCCGCGACTCACCCGGcccccccggcggccacgagcgaCGCCCGGCGGTGCGACACCGATGGTTGCAGGAGAGACAGCCTGAGGCGTGCGGCGGAggcagatggatggatgggaggcTCCTCGTCAACCTCAGCCGGCCGAACATCGGTGGCGTAGGCCCGCGGATTGTGTCTCGCGGCGTGTCCCTCCACGACGTGTcccggagacgacgacgacgacgacgacgacgacgacgacgacgactgacGACGTCAATGCTGCTGGCTGTCGCAAGAGTCGGGGGTCTGAGTATATTCAGATGGGCTGCATGTACATCAGTCACCGCAGTGCAAGATGCATTGCGTAGTTTGCGGAGCTCTACCTTGCCGGTTGGTGCCCCCCTACCTTGTCTTGTAggctgccttgccttgccttgcttgccCTCGCCTTTCTTTGTTGGTACTGTGCGTATAATTGTACGTAGCATGCCTTGCGCTGGCAAGGCTGGTCCGTGCCGGCCGCAACCCGCCTCGATCTACAAAGTACATATGTGGGTATCTATTTGGTGCTAGCAGAGGTTGCTCCTCCGGTACTGATCGACTCAGGCCGACAATTTACAAAGCCCGTGTCGACTGATTGATTATGGATGCGCTGGAGCTGACCTCGCAGCGCTGTGTGGTTATCGGCCGCAGACGAATTTGTCCCTCGTCTTTCGGGGAGATGACGACCGTCTCCGGTGACGAGGACCGGTGATTGCGATCCACCGCGACGTTGCTTCGTGAATTGCTTGGCACCGTTCGTCACATGCATCAATTCAAGATCGACCCTCATCCCCCCGTGTTAGACTGTACTTTTGCCGAGCGGGCGAGAAAGCAAGCAACTGCCGGTACTCGAGCCACGTATCCTCGAAACACGCACGTGTCTCTGTGTTGCTGTGTCGCACTCCCGTCTGAATCTCCTCCATGATTTCGGGGGAACAAAATAAATGCAGTCCAGGGTAGGCCGCTTCTCCTAGACTCCGATCATCGCACCTTCGCATCGTCGTGggtgtacttcgtacttggtacgtacgtacagaAGTAGCAGACACGAAACCCGAACCACCCCAGGTTCGCTCTTCGCATCGACATCgtccgcccctccccccaaatCCCGAAAGATTGTCCGCTCGCATCGTGACCATGTCGGCCCGACATGCGCTGCCGGCACCAAttgggcgccgcgcagcccagTAATATGACGAAGCCCTTGTCCACCAGGTCGTGTTGCAGACCAACCGGGGCCATGGAGACTTGCAACTtgaccccgccgccgtcgcgccgcctctccgACTCTTTGCCCGACGGCGAATTACCGTGTCGGTCGGTTGATGAGCGCCCATCCACACCATGCCGTGCCATGGGGGTCGCGGTCGTGAGTGCGACTTATATATCTcgtgtgtgagagagagagggagagacgAGACGTCCGATTGTagtctccccctccccccttctccctcccccaacTTGCGCTCCTCCCGCGCTCCCTTACTGCCAAAGCAAAAGCATTGCCGCACGAGAGAAAGCCATCGACACCATGGGGTCCAAAGCCGTCGAGCCACAGCTGCGCAGCTGGTGGAAGGAGAGCTCCGTCTATCAGATCTATCCGGCGTCCTTCCAGGACTCGACCGGGACTGGCATCGGCGACCTCAAGGGCATCATCTCGCGCGTCGACTACCTCAaggacctcggcgtcgacatcgtGTGGCTGTCGCCCATCTTCAAGAGCCCCCAGCATGACATGGTATGCGCATGCCGCCACACCGTCTCCGGAGTGTGAAGAAGACGCTCGCGATCTTGTTTGTTCCCCGGGCGGGCCGCCTACTTTGCTGACACGGCGCGAACCCTTCTCCTCGTCTCACAGGGCTACGACATCAGCGACTACAAGTCCATTGACCCTCCCTACGGCGACATCTCCGACGTCGATGTCCTGCGTGACAGGCTGCACGAGCGCGGCATgaagctcgtcctcgacctcgtcatgAACCATACCAGTGATGAGCACCCCTGGTTCCAAGAGTCGCGCAAGTCAAAGCACAACAACCCCTTCCGCGACTGGTACGtctggcgcccgccgcgctaCGACGCCCAGGGTAACCGCCAGCCCCCCAACAACTGGGAGAGCCACTTCCAGGGCAGCGCCTGGGAgtacgacgaggccaccgaCGAGTACTACCTGCGCCTCTTCTGCCGCGAGCAGCCCGACCTCAACTGGGAGAACccggccgtccgcgccgccgcacacgACGTCATGCGCTTCTGGCTCGACCGCGGTGCCGATGGCTTCCGCATGGACGTCATCAACTTCATCAGCAAGGACCAGTCCTTCCCGGACTCGGACGAGCCCATCCTCAAGGGCCACGAGTTCTACGCCTGCGGGCCCAGGCTGCACGAGTATCTCAAGGAGCTGGGCGCCATCCTCAAGGAGTACGACGCCTTTAGCGTCGGCGAGATGCCCTGCGTTACCGACCCGGACGAGATCATgaaggccgtcggcgcgggccgcgacgagctgaGCATGATATTCCATTTTGAGCTGTAGGAAGACACCCCCActcccctgccgccgcgctcgccgtggtGGGCTCAAACAAAGGATGGCGTTTTGCTGACCGACTCAGAATGGACATCGACTACGGGTCCAAGGGCAAATTCTCTCCCGGGACCTGGCGCCTGTCCCAGCTCAAGCAGATTGCCAACAAGTGGCAGAGACTCATGTACGATCGCAATGGCTGGAACGCCCTCTATCTCGAGAACCACGACCAGCCGCGTTCCGTCACCCGcttcgccagcgacgccccGGAGCACCGCGAGGCGAGCGCCAAGCTCATTgccatcttcctcggctTCCAGGCCGGCACCCCCTTCATCTACCAAGGCCAGGAGATTGGTATGACCAACGTGCCAAAGGACTGGACCATGGACGAGTACAAGGACATTGACTGCGTCAACCACTGGGCGTAAGCTCTCACCCAACCTTCCGTCGCTCCCCCTTTTCTTCGTCACGAGGCTTCCTTCCCCTTACCTCCCAGCTTGGCCACTTGGCTTGCTTCTCCGTGTGCTCCGTAGCTGACGCTCTTCTCCCCCTCCGACAGCCTGTACAAGGACACAGCAGACGAGGAGACCAAGGCcatgctcaaggccgagtACCAGAAGAAGTCGCGCGACAACGCCCGCACGCCCATGCAGTGGGACGCCAGCCCCCACGCCGGcttcaccaccgccggcgccacgccCTGGATGCGCGTCAACGACAACTTCGAGGCCGTCAACGCCGCGTCCCAGACGTCGGACCCGCGCTCCGTCTTCCACACCtggcgccgcgtcctcgagcagcgcaaggccctcaaggacGTCTTCGTCTACGGCGACTTCGCGCtagtcgacgaggccagcgAGACCGTCTTTGCGTACGAGCGcagggccagcgccgccgacggtggaggcgtcgcggcgctcgtcgtctgcaaCTTCTCCGGCGCGGACGAGACGTGGAAGTGGGAGGGCAAGGCCCGCGAGGTGCTGGTCAGCTCGGCGGGCAAGGATGTGAAGGACGTCAACGCTGGGGGGATTCGCCTCGGGCCGTGGGAGGCGATTGCGCTGCTGCTATAATGGGCGGGCATTTTCATACATGCATGAAGGACCAGAGATCCGCGGACATAAGGCACGGGTTGCTGCAACAAGACGACGTGGTATCAACCGCAATATATGCCCGGAATTTTAATGCCAAGCGAGAAGCCAAGTGCTGTTGGCAGTAGCAAATCAACTCCTCACATGCCCTCGCTATGATATATGACGTGCACAAAAAGCTCAGCCCACTCACTCCTGTCAATCGACCGACCAAAAGAGTCCACGCTCTCTCACTGTTCCTCATGCACCAGTtcgccgagcgccttggTCTCCTCCATGATGCGcctggcctcctcctcgccgacacccatgtcgtcctcgacgagccgcacggccagctccgccacGAGCACCGCCTGTatgaaggcggcggagccgcGCCCCGCAATCACccggtcgtcgacggctcgcgccttgagcatgccgccgaactcgccgacgaggtagTCGCACATGAGGTTGAACCCCCGCGGGCCGTAGTAGCCCGGGTTCAGGTTGTCCTCCTTGCGCAGGGAGCGGGCCTTGCCCGAGGCGATGCGGTCCGCCAGGAGGGAGCGGTAGTGCGACGACttgccgttgacgatgcTGAGGAGGTGGGCCCGGTGCTTTTCGAAGCGCTCGGTGAGGTCCTGCCACTGCACGTCGGGGTAGCCGTCTGCTTCCCACGTCTCCAGCGCCGTCTGTTTTCTGTGTTTATGACAAAACTTGGTCTGCTGTCGTACGTTCATCCGCTTGCCCTTGGAGAAGTCGTTCAGCGTCGCCttgtcgacgggctcgccgcACCACGGACAGGACGACGTTGCAGCTGCGTCGGCTTCAggctcggcgcccgtctcATCTTTGCCGTCTACGCTGTCGTCCGAGTCCGGGTCTATGTCGGGCAAGGACccctcggccccgtcgcccgcttGGACTTTGAACTGGGAGAAGGACGTGGGCATCTTGAAGACGGCTGGGGGCGGAGACGGGGAcctggccgccttggcgagCTTCTTTGCTCGCAGcttgggcttcttcttcttggccgacAACAGCGACTCTATTGAGTTGACCGTCTGGAGGGCCGGCTTCCTGCGACGAGGGGAGACTCTCGTCTTCaacttgtcgtcgtcgccgtc belongs to Purpureocillium takamizusanense chromosome 1, complete sequence and includes:
- a CDS encoding uncharacterized protein (EggNog:ENOG503NU69~CAZy:GH13~COG:G) codes for the protein MGSKAVEPQLRSWWKESSVYQIYPASFQDSTGTGIGDLKGIISRVDYLKDLGVDIVWLSPIFKSPQHDMGYDISDYKSIDPPYGDISDVDVLRDRLHERGMKLVLDLVMNHTSDEHPWFQESRKSKHNNPFRDWYVWRPPRYDAQGNRQPPNNWESHFQGSAWEYDEATDEYYLRLFCREQPDLNWENPAVRAAAHDVMRFWLDRGADGFRMDVINFISKDQSFPDSDEPILKGHEFYACGPRLHEYLKELGAILKEYDAFSVGEMPCVTDPDEIMKAVGAGRDELSMIFHFELMDIDYGSKGKFSPGTWRLSQLKQIANKWQRLMYDRNGWNALYLENHDQPRSVTRFASDAPEHREASAKLIAIFLGFQAGTPFIYQGQEIGMTNVPKDWTMDEYKDIDCVNHWALYKDTADEETKAMLKAEYQKKSRDNARTPMQWDASPHAGFTTAGATPWMRVNDNFEAVNAASQTSDPRSVFHTWRRVLEQRKALKDVFVYGDFALVDEASETVFAYERRASAADGGGVAALVVCNFSGADETWKWEGKAREVLVSSAGKDVKDVNAGGIRLGPWEAIALLL
- a CDS encoding uncharacterized protein (EggNog:ENOG503NU69~CAZy:GH13~COG:G) → MKLVLDLVMNHTSDEHPWFQESRKSKHNNPFRDWYVWRPPRYDAQGNRQPPNNWESHFQGSAWEYDEATDEYYLRLFCREQPDLNWENPAVRAAAHDVMRFWLDRGADGFRMDVINFISKDQSFPDSDEPILKGHEFYACGPRLHEYLKELGAILKEYDAFSVGEMPCVTDPDEIMKAVGAGRDELSMIFHFELMDIDYGSKGKFSPGTWRLSQLKQIANKWQRLMYDRNGWNALYLENHDQPRSVTRFASDAPEHREASAKLIAIFLGFQAGTPFIYQGQEIGMTNVPKDWTMDEYKDIDCVNHWALYKDTADEETKAMLKAEYQKKSRDNARTPMQWDASPHAGFTTAGATPWMRVNDNFEAVNAASQTSDPRSVFHTWRRVLEQRKALKDVFVYGDFALVDEASETVFAYERRASAADGGGVAALVVCNFSGADETWKWEGKAREVLVSSAGKDVKDVNAGGIRLGPWEAIALLL
- a CDS encoding uncharacterized protein (COG:S~EggNog:ENOG503P604), with amino-acid sequence MYPSRVLGLSKNQRPPRLLSQVGKESAQKPTFKQLKVPKAFDDPPLSSDEDDDQGTPVKAPKPSSSGRCSGEDANVDALLNSSGSSGDERAARGRIQRTTFTGKTGPVKRKSEEGDPETSQNADSANPMFATTKWRRLNGKGTTYGGNGSHSQTPASSAEHLQDERGFTKVKSSKATYGKRKPSSQTQIEKKETKPKLLVPEPLVSPEKPKAGKLRAPSGSPPPPSTRSSLRLAQGDGDDDKLKTRVSPRRRKPALQTVNSIESLLSAKKKKPKLRAKKLAKAARSPSPPPAVFKMPTSFSQFKVQAGDGAEGSLPDIDPDSDDSVDGKDETGAEPEADAAATSSCPWCGEPVDKATLNDFSKGKRMNVRQQTKFCHKHRKQTALETWEADGYPDVQWQDLTERFEKHRAHLLSIVNGKSSHYRSLLADRIASGKARSLRKEDNLNPGYYGPRGFNLMCDYLVGEFGGMLKARAVDDRVIAGRGSAAFIQAVLVAELAVRLVEDDMGVGEEEARRIMEETKALGELVHEEQ